In Streptococcus parapneumoniae, the genomic stretch AATGGAACAATGCAGGGACGATTGGCAATCTCCCTGTTGCAGATAAGGTCTTGGTCAGCTTTTTCCAAACTGTCAGCATGAGAACGGCTGGTTTTGGGACAATTGATTACAGCATGGCTCGTCCTGTTACCTTATTGATTTATATCTTGCAGATGTTTCTAGGTGGGGCTCCAGGAGGGACAGCTGGGGGGCTCAAGATTACCACATTTTTTGTCCTCTTGGTCTTTGCACGAAGTGAGCTTCTAGGCTTACCTCATGCCAATGTCGCTCGACGGACGATTGCGCCACGAACAGTTCAAAAATCCTTTAGTGTCTTTATTATCTTTTTGATGACCTTCTTGCTGGGCTTGATTTTACTAGGGATCACAGTCAAGGGAAATCCTCCCTTTATCCACCTCATATTTGAAACCATTTCTGCTCTTGGGACAGTCGGAGTGACGGCAAATTTAACTCCAGATTTAGGGAAATTAGCTCTAAGTGTGATTATGGTTCTCATGTTTATCGGACGAATTGGTCCCTTGACCCTGCTGGTCAGTCTAGCAGATTACCATCCAGAAAAGAAAGATATGATTCACTATATGAAAGCAGATATTAGTATTGGTTAAGAAAGGAAAGAGCATGTCAGATCGTACGATTGGAATTTTAGGCTTGGGAATTTTTGGGAGTAGTGTCCTAGCTGCCCTAGCCAAGCAGGATATGAATATTATCGCTATTGATGACCACGCAGAGCGCATCAATCAGTTTGAGCCAGTTTTGGCGCGTGGAGTGATTGGTGACATCACAGATGAAGAATTATTGAGATCAGCAGGGATTGATACCTGCGATACCGTTGTAGTCGCGACAGGTGAAAATCTGGAGTCGAGTGTGCTTGCGGTTATGCACTGTAAGAGTTTGGGGGTACCGACTGTTATTGCCAAGGTCAAAAGTCATACTGCTAAGAAAGTGCTGGAAAAGATTGGAGCTGACTCGGTTATCTCGCCAGAGTATGAAATGGGGCAGTCTCTAGCACAGACCATTCTTTTCCATAATAGTGTTGATGTCTTTCAGTTGGATAAAAATGTGTCTATCGTGGAGATGAAAATTCCTCAGTCTTGGGCAGGTCAAAGTTTGAGTGAATTAGACCTCCGTGGCAAATACAATCTGAATATTTTGGGTTTCCGAGAGCAGGAAAATTCCCCATTGGATGTTGAATTTGGACCAGATGACCTTTTGAAGGCAGATACCTATATTTTGGCAGTCATCAACAACCAATATTTGGATACCCTAGCAGCATTGAATTCGTAAAAGAGGGATCTTCCCTCTTTTTTGATGCCCAAGATGGCAAAGAGAGACAGAAGCCTTGTATTCTAGTAAAAGTTCTTCAAAGGCTGGACTTTATGGTAAAATAGAAAGAAGTGACAAGAGAGAGTAATACTCAATGAAAATCAAAGATCAAACTAGGAAACTAGCCGTAGGTTGCTCAAGACAGTGTTTTGAGGTTGCAGATAGGGTTGACGCGGTTTGAATTTAATTTTCGAAGAGTATAAGAAAAAATCAGTCCCCTAAAGGAGCAGATTATGAAGTTATTGTCTATCGCCATCCCTAGCTATAATGCTGCAGCCTATCTTCATTACTGTGTGGAGTCGCTAGTGATTGGTGGTGAGCAAGTTGAGATTTTGATTATCAATGATGGGTCTCAGGACCAGACTCAGGAAATTGCTGAGCGTTTAGCCAGCAAGTATCCTAACATCGTTAGAGCCATCTATCAGGAAAATAAAGGCCATGGCGGTGCCGT encodes the following:
- a CDS encoding potassium channel family protein produces the protein MSDRTIGILGLGIFGSSVLAALAKQDMNIIAIDDHAERINQFEPVLARGVIGDITDEELLRSAGIDTCDTVVVATGENLESSVLAVMHCKSLGVPTVIAKVKSHTAKKVLEKIGADSVISPEYEMGQSLAQTILFHNSVDVFQLDKNVSIVEMKIPQSWAGQSLSELDLRGKYNLNILGFREQENSPLDVEFGPDDLLKADTYILAVINNQYLDTLAALNS